From the genome of Streptomyces sp. SID8374:
GGCCCTCGCCCAGCCCATCACCGACACCGTCCCGGCCTACGACGAGCGCCGGCTGACGCTCGCCACCGACCTGGAGGTCTACGCCTCCGTGTACGGGATCCGGGCCGGCGTCTTCTACCGCAACGACCTGGCCCTGGCGAAGGCCCCGGGCAACTGGATGCTGCCCGCCGAGGGGGAGGGGCGCACCGCGTTCAACGAGGCGCTGCTCGGCCGCCGTTCGCACGACCCGCCGCAGGTCTGGCCCTGGCAGGACGGCCGCGTCGTCGTCGCCTCGCCCGTCGTACGCGACGGTGACGTCGTCGCCGTGGTCGTCATCGACTCGCCCACCGACGAGATGCGCTCCCGGATCCTGCGGACCTGGGCGCTGATCGCGCTCGGCGAGGCCCTCGCCATGCTGGTCGCGGTCGGCGCCGCCGTCCGGCTCACCGGCTGGGTGCTGCTGCCGGTCCGGGTCCTGGACGCCGCCACCCACGACATCGCCGTCGGCCGGATGCGCTCACGGGTCGCGGCCGCGGGCGGACCGCCGGAGCTGAGACGGCTGGCCCGGTCCTTCAACGAGATGGCCGACAACGTCGAGGACGTCCTGGAACAGCAGCGCGCCTTCGTCGCCGACGCCTCGCACCAGCTGCGCAACCCGCTCGCCGCGCTGCTCCTGCGCATCGAACTGCTCGCCCTGGAACTGCCCGAGGGCAACGAGGAGATCGCCGCCGTACGCACCGAGGGCAAGCGGCTGGGCCGGGTCCTGGACGACCTCCTCGACCTGGCCCTGGCCGAACACACCGAGGCGGACCTCCAGCTGACCGACATCGTCCCGCTCACCGCCGAGCGCGTCGCCTCCTGGCGCCCGATGGCGGACGAGAAGGGCGTACACCTCATCCAGGACGGAGCCCCGGCCGCCACCGCCTGGGCCGACCCCGTGGCGCTCTCCAGCGCACTGGACGCGGTCATCGACAACGCCCTGAAGTTCACCCCGGCCGGTCAGGACGTACGGGTCACGGTCACCCCGGGAGCCACCGCGGTGACCGTCGTGGTCGCCGACCGGGGACCCGGCCTCACCGAACAGGAGCTGGAGCGCGTCGGGGACCGCTTCTGGCGCTCCACCCGCCACCAGAACGTGAGCGGCTCGGGGCTCGGCCTCTCCATCTCCCGCGTGCTGCTCGCGGCGGGCGGCGGCTCCATCACGTACGAGCACCATGAGCCGCACGGCCTGCGGGTCGCCGTCTCGGTGCCGCGCGAACTGCCGCACACCCCCTGAACCCCGCGCCTACCCGCGGACCGATCAGGGCTTGACCGAGCGGTAGTAGCGCTTGGCGCCCTCGTGCACTGCCAGCGGGTCCGTGTAGATCGCCGTCCGCAGGTCCACCAGCTGCGCGGCGTGCACCTCGCGGCCGATCCTGTCCCGGCTGTTGATCACGGTACGGGTGAAGGCCTCGGTCATGGCCGGATCCGTGCGGTCCGTGGTGATGAGCAGATTGGCGACGGCGACCGTGGAGACCGAGGTGCCGCGCTGGGCGAAGCGGTAGGCGTCGGCGGGGATCGTGGCCGACCGGTAGTAGCGGGCGGAGCCGCCCTTCGACTGCAACTCCTTGACCAGGGCCTCGTCCAGCGGGACCAGCTTGACCGGGAACCGTTCCGTGAGCTCCTGCACCGCCCCGGTCGGCAGCCCGCCGGACCAGAAGAAGGCGTCGAGATCACCGGCGACCAGCCGGTCCGGCATGGTGTTGATCCCCGCCGACACCGCGGTCACGTCCTGCTTCGGGTGGACGCCCGCCGCGTTCAGCAGCCGGTCCGCGACCAGCCGGACCCCGGAACCCTCCTGGCCGACGCCGACCCGCTTGCCCCGCAGATCGGCGACGCTGCCGATGTCGGAGTCGCGCGGGACGACCAGCTGGACGTAGTCGTCGTAGAGCCGCACACAGCCCCGCAGCAGATGGGCGCCGGGCCTGCCGTCGCGCACATAGGTGGCCACGGCGTCGGCGGTGGCGATGGTGAAGTCCGCCTCGCCCGTCGCCACCCGCGCGAGGTTCTGCTGGGAGCCCTCACTGGTGAGCAGCTTTATCGACACCTCGGGCATGTCCTTGGCAAGGGCGCCTTCCAGCCGTTCCCCGTACCGCTGGTAGACGCCGCTCGGCACCCCCGTGGAGAAGGTCAGCGACCCGCTCGGGGTCCGTTCGCCCAAGGGGAGGAGCCACCACGCGAGCAGCCCGAGCACGACCGCGAGCGCGGCGCCCGTCTGGAGGGCGCGGCGTCGGCCGAATCGGGACAGAGCGTGGAGCATGCGGGCGATCCTGCCAGCTCACCGCCCCCCTGACCAGGCCCGGCCGGGCAGGGACGAAGGCGCGCCCGGCAACCGCCTACCCTGGTCACATGAGCAGCGGCAACCGGAGCGAAGAAGCAGTGGACGTCCAGAAGAGCTACGAGGTGCGCACCTACGGGTGCCAGATGAACGTCCACGACTCCGAACGGCTGTCGGGCCTCCTGGAGGACGCCGGTTACGTACGGGCGCCCGAGGGCGCCGACGGCGACGCCGACGTCGTCGTCTTCAACACCTGCGCGGTCCGCGAGAACGCCGACAACAAGCTCTACGGCAACCTCGGCCGGCTCGCCCCGATGAAGACCAAGCGCCCCGGGATGCAGATCGCCGTCGGCGGCTGCCTCGCCCAGAAGGACCGCGACACCATCGTCAAGCGGGCCCCCTGGGTGGACGTCGTCTTCGGCACGCACAACATCGGCAAGCTGCCCGTGCTGCTGGAGCGCGCCCGGATCCAGGAGGAGGCGCAGATCGAGATCGCCGAATCCCTGGAGGCCTTCCCCTCCACGCTCCCCACCCGCCGCGAGTCCGCCTACGCCGCGTGGGTCTCCATCTCCGTCGGCTGCAACAACACCTGCACCTTCTGCATCGTCCCGGCGCTGCGCGGCAAGGAGAAGGACCGCCGCACCGGCGACATCCTGGCCGAGATCGAGGCCCTGGTCGCCGAGGGCGTGTCCGAGATCACCCTGCTCGGCCAGAACGTCAACGCGTACGGCTCCGACATCGGCGACCGCGAGGCCTTCTCCAAGCTGCTGCGCGCCTGCGGGAGGATCGAGGGCCTGGAGCGCGTCCGCTTCACCTCGCCGCACCCCCGCGACTTCACCGACGACGTCATCGCCGCCATGGCCGAGACGCCCAGTGTGATGCCGCAGCTCCACATGCCGATGCAGTCCGGCTCGGACCGCATCCTCAAGGCGATGCGTCGCTCCTACCGTCAGGAGCGCTTCCTCGGCATCATCGAGAAGGTGCGCGCCGCGATGCCGGACGCCGCCATCTCCACCGACATCATCGTGGGCTTCCCCGGCGAGACCGAGGAGGA
Proteins encoded in this window:
- a CDS encoding HAMP domain-containing sensor histidine kinase, translating into MRTRLLPLLITLMAAVLLTLGFPLAVSVAAAEQQRLVIDRIDDTARFAALAQPITDTVPAYDERRLTLATDLEVYASVYGIRAGVFYRNDLALAKAPGNWMLPAEGEGRTAFNEALLGRRSHDPPQVWPWQDGRVVVASPVVRDGDVVAVVVIDSPTDEMRSRILRTWALIALGEALAMLVAVGAAVRLTGWVLLPVRVLDAATHDIAVGRMRSRVAAAGGPPELRRLARSFNEMADNVEDVLEQQRAFVADASHQLRNPLAALLLRIELLALELPEGNEEIAAVRTEGKRLGRVLDDLLDLALAEHTEADLQLTDIVPLTAERVASWRPMADEKGVHLIQDGAPAATAWADPVALSSALDAVIDNALKFTPAGQDVRVTVTPGATAVTVVVADRGPGLTEQELERVGDRFWRSTRHQNVSGSGLGLSISRVLLAAGGGSITYEHHEPHGLRVAVSVPRELPHTP
- the miaB gene encoding tRNA (N6-isopentenyl adenosine(37)-C2)-methylthiotransferase MiaB; translated protein: MSSGNRSEEAVDVQKSYEVRTYGCQMNVHDSERLSGLLEDAGYVRAPEGADGDADVVVFNTCAVRENADNKLYGNLGRLAPMKTKRPGMQIAVGGCLAQKDRDTIVKRAPWVDVVFGTHNIGKLPVLLERARIQEEAQIEIAESLEAFPSTLPTRRESAYAAWVSISVGCNNTCTFCIVPALRGKEKDRRTGDILAEIEALVAEGVSEITLLGQNVNAYGSDIGDREAFSKLLRACGRIEGLERVRFTSPHPRDFTDDVIAAMAETPSVMPQLHMPMQSGSDRILKAMRRSYRQERFLGIIEKVRAAMPDAAISTDIIVGFPGETEEDFEQTMHAVREARFANAFTFQYSKRPGTPAADMDGQIPKEVVQERYMRLSALQEQISWDENKKQVGRTLEVMVAEGEGRKDGATHRLSGRAPDNRLVHFTKPDQDVRPGDVVTVEVTYAAPHHLLAEGTPLAVRATRAGDAWEKRTTAAAAKPAGVMLGLPSIGAPDPLPAAAAPACGIG
- a CDS encoding TAXI family TRAP transporter solute-binding subunit, yielding MLHALSRFGRRRALQTGAALAVVLGLLAWWLLPLGERTPSGSLTFSTGVPSGVYQRYGERLEGALAKDMPEVSIKLLTSEGSQQNLARVATGEADFTIATADAVATYVRDGRPGAHLLRGCVRLYDDYVQLVVPRDSDIGSVADLRGKRVGVGQEGSGVRLVADRLLNAAGVHPKQDVTAVSAGINTMPDRLVAGDLDAFFWSGGLPTGAVQELTERFPVKLVPLDEALVKELQSKGGSARYYRSATIPADAYRFAQRGTSVSTVAVANLLITTDRTDPAMTEAFTRTVINSRDRIGREVHAAQLVDLRTAIYTDPLAVHEGAKRYYRSVKP